A genome region from Bradyrhizobium sp. 186 includes the following:
- a CDS encoding NAD(P)H-dependent oxidoreductase has protein sequence MTQPRLLGLSGSLRRASNSTAVLRGLQDALAPKARLDIFSLHGLPLYNEDDDGEHAPESVRALRSAIETTDGVVMVSPEYNHGMSGVLKNSLDWASRPYGRSVLRGKPVLTITASPAFTGGVRAQQQMNETLASIPVRPVLRPQIVIGSVHEKVRDGRLVDEATLRFALAGVDDLLEEIRAARFVRAAA, from the coding sequence ATGACCCAACCCCGCCTTCTTGGCCTCTCCGGTAGCCTGCGCCGGGCTTCCAACAGCACCGCTGTGCTTCGCGGTCTCCAGGACGCGCTTGCGCCCAAGGCTCGGCTCGACATTTTTTCCTTGCACGGGCTGCCGCTCTACAACGAGGATGACGATGGCGAGCACGCGCCGGAATCGGTGCGCGCCCTGCGTTCGGCCATCGAGACAACGGATGGCGTGGTCATGGTCTCGCCCGAGTACAATCACGGCATGTCCGGCGTCCTGAAGAACTCGCTCGACTGGGCCTCCCGGCCTTATGGACGTTCGGTGCTGAGGGGCAAGCCGGTACTGACGATCACGGCCTCGCCCGCCTTCACTGGTGGCGTGCGTGCACAGCAGCAGATGAACGAGACACTCGCATCGATTCCGGTACGCCCTGTGCTTCGGCCCCAGATCGTGATCGGGAGCGTGCATGAGAAGGTTCGCGACGGGCGCCTCGTCGACGAAGCCACGCTGCGCTTTGCGCTGGCGGGCGTCGATGACCTCCTCGAGGAGATCCGGGCTGCGCGCTTTGTTCGAGCGGCAGCCTGA
- a CDS encoding helix-turn-helix transcriptional regulator: MPDWNLEPVERAFADAALDPASWVKALDTATALTESFGAILLPIKGGLIPNVPFTERMSESADTYFGQQWYLRDERNRGIDIMMQRGVADDLDISSANQIKRHPYYQEFLAPHGLRWFAGVGVACGDDLWCLSLQRTIEQGPFSETEKGQLALLSSRLAGSAALARAMGCAATNGALDAFEVSGTAVVLINRMGEAFKANPSAERLLTGDIRITKRKLVAKDRGATTALERALHDLLWRRIGGGLSPPVPLPRTGRRPLFAYPTKLASMTANALADCQAVVILIDPDDTSQPPQAALRAAFGLSEAKARLAARLASGESLEMVTEQLGIAKETGRSQLKSIFAKTGVHRQAELVALLAPLLGRRK; encoded by the coding sequence ATGCCGGACTGGAATCTTGAGCCTGTTGAGCGGGCTTTCGCCGATGCTGCTCTCGATCCCGCCTCATGGGTGAAGGCTCTGGATACCGCAACTGCTCTCACTGAGAGTTTCGGAGCTATTCTTCTTCCCATCAAAGGCGGCTTGATTCCCAACGTACCCTTCACAGAACGAATGAGTGAGTCGGCCGACACGTATTTTGGGCAACAATGGTATCTGCGGGATGAGCGCAATCGGGGCATCGACATCATGATGCAACGAGGCGTGGCTGACGATCTCGATATTTCAAGCGCTAATCAAATAAAACGCCATCCGTATTACCAGGAGTTTCTGGCCCCACACGGCTTGCGGTGGTTTGCGGGCGTCGGGGTCGCTTGTGGGGACGACTTGTGGTGTCTGTCACTCCAGCGCACGATCGAGCAAGGCCCATTCTCGGAAACGGAAAAAGGCCAACTTGCACTGTTGTCGAGCCGTCTTGCGGGAAGTGCAGCTCTTGCTCGCGCTATGGGGTGCGCCGCAACAAATGGAGCACTTGACGCATTCGAAGTCAGCGGTACCGCCGTGGTGTTGATCAATCGGATGGGCGAAGCCTTCAAGGCTAATCCCTCAGCAGAGCGGCTTCTTACCGGAGACATTCGGATCACGAAAAGGAAATTGGTCGCGAAAGACAGGGGTGCCACCACCGCATTGGAGCGCGCCCTTCATGATTTGCTGTGGCGACGTATTGGCGGCGGTCTCTCACCGCCAGTGCCTCTACCCCGGACTGGCCGAAGACCCCTGTTTGCATACCCAACAAAGCTTGCAAGCATGACTGCAAACGCACTCGCGGATTGCCAGGCCGTCGTTATTCTGATTGATCCAGACGATACCTCCCAGCCGCCACAGGCAGCGCTACGGGCAGCCTTCGGACTGAGCGAGGCCAAGGCCCGCCTCGCGGCGCGACTGGCTTCGGGCGAATCGCTCGAAATGGTTACAGAGCAGTTGGGCATCGCCAAGGAAACCGGCAGAAGCCAACTCAAGAGCATTTTTGCAAAGACCGGCGTGCATCGGCAAGCCGAACTCGTGGCACTGCTCGCTCCGCTATTGGGACGGCGCAAATAG